Genomic segment of Ignavibacteriales bacterium:
GATGCATAGTTATCGCCGTAAAAAACAAAATTCTTTCTTATTGCTTTTCCTTTATCAGTCAAAAATTCATAATTGATAGCGACAGAATCTTTACTGCTGACTTTATAATAATAATTAGTTGCTGTAGAATTAAAATCTATTGAAGAAGTGTTTACAAGTTTTCCTTCTTTTGTAACAAAGATTATATTAAAGTCTCCGCCATCCTTGGCTGTGTTGACTAATTGAACATGCTGGTTGTAAAAATTCGTGTCTTTAACGTCGGCGTGATACCATGTTTTATATTTCTTAATAAAATATCTTCTAATCTTTGCGCCCTTATTAGTAAGTTCTATTTTGGCAAGATCTGTTTCGATCGTTGTTATTTTTTCTGTTAATTTTTTGGCGCCAAAAGGAGAAGGTTCTTCTACGGGTTTTGCTGTTTGTTTTTGTTGAACCGGGGGTTTTACCGCGGCAGTATCTTTCTGCTCAACAGCAGTTGGCTGTCCTTTCTTTTTTTGCTGCGGCTGAGGAGCGGGAGAATTGAAATAAAGCCACACCACAAGAATAAGTCCTATGATTATAAATGCAAATGTTGTTTGCTTGTCCATTTTATTCCTTTATTTATTCTACCGGATCAATCCCGCCTTTGTTAAAAGGATTGCATCTCAAAATTCGCCAGGCTGCTTTTGCCCCGCCTTTAAGTGCGCCGTACTTTGTAACTGCTTGAACCGCATATTCGGAACAAGTAGGATAAAAACGGCAAGAGGGTGGAAACAACGGCGAAATTAATTTTTGATAGAGCTTGATTAAATATATTAGAACATGCCTCATTTTACAGTCTTGCCATGATCTTGTTCGTCAAATCAATTACTTCCGGCATAACCTCTTTCAATAAAATTTTTCTACTGTTTTTTTGATTTATTGTATTAGGCGAGAATACAATAAACACCCTCAAGTTTTTTATTCCTACTTCTGAACAAATCTCTTTTTTGTTTAGACGATACGATTCCCGTAAAAGTCTTTTAATTCGATTTCTCCAGACCGCTATTCCGCTCTTTCTTGAAACAGCAAAAGCTGTTTTAATTCCACTCGTTTCAGATTCTTTTTGAATGAAAAAAACAGCTTTGAATTTTTGAGACGAAGAAAATAAAATTTCTCCGGCGGAATAAACAAGATCGAATTCGTTTTTACTTTTGATTCTTTCCTTTGAAGAAAGACCAAACTGTTTCAATTATCCTTCGTCGCTAACGGTTAATTTTTTTCTACCTTTAGCTCTTCTGCGCGCA
This window contains:
- the yidD gene encoding membrane protein insertion efficiency factor YidD, whose protein sequence is MRHVLIYLIKLYQKLISPLFPPSCRFYPTCSEYAVQAVTKYGALKGGAKAAWRILRCNPFNKGGIDPVE
- the rnpA gene encoding ribonuclease P protein component yields the protein MKQFGLSSKERIKSKNEFDLVYSAGEILFSSSQKFKAVFFIQKESETSGIKTAFAVSRKSGIAVWRNRIKRLLRESYRLNKKEICSEVGIKNLRVFIVFSPNTINQKNSRKILLKEVMPEVIDLTNKIMARL